One part of the Pecten maximus chromosome 1, xPecMax1.1, whole genome shotgun sequence genome encodes these proteins:
- the LOC117336348 gene encoding galactoside 2-alpha-L-fucosyltransferase 2-like — protein sequence MNTLGYPKINIGQMKMKHRRKKDSIQLCINVRKWFVFSLFGGGLSCLLVAAYLFPATIKVSYKKTSLDLRLLTSNTKIAVALSTTHRGLPSAQTLLLDLLERNLSRSEFSRTTLPGNFTNKNRTLQKYSTAKVFTTNVMNESITSSNFIQSASMTTNMQTIQATAVPTSNINVMLTLQPPSDIVPMETANYSVCAILTGGLGNQMFQFATTYRLAARKGMSVAIDKTDDLTKVFKLDIEEKENYRNVCKTFVGRAEKLNCGYDEEMATFSANNNYRVSTYLQSWIYFYNASNSLRKQFVFRDHILESKNKLIDSVLKKYNFTSRSNVTLIGVHIRRGDLVNHTFGYRVVSESYLHKSVHYFQSKRLINVIFIICSNDMKWTKEFMPKGIRSEYMEGNSPEVDMAILGSCDHMISSVGTFSWWSAWLTGGEVTFYQWPAKEGSSLRKQFSKDYVDYFHPGWIGLS from the exons ATGAATACGTTGGGATATCCGAAAATCAATATAG GCCAAATGAAGATGAAACACAGACGGAAAAAAGATTCAATCCAGTTATGTATAAATGTTAGGAAAT ggtttgTTTTCTCTCTTTTCGGCGGTGGTTTGTCTTGTCTTCTTGTTGCTGCATACCTCTTTCCAGCTACAATAAAAGTCAGCTATAAGAAAACTAGTTTGGACTTGAGATTACTTACGTCAAATACCAAGATTGCTGTGGCTTTGTCAACAACACATAGGGGCCTGCCATCTGCTCAAACATTACTGCTTGACTTGCTTGAGAGAAATTTGTCAAGATCTGAATTTTCTAGGACGACTTTACCAGGAAACTTCACAAATAAAAATCGTACTCTGCAAAAATATTCAACAGCAAAAGTTTTCACGACGAATGTTATGAATGAGTCTATAACGTCAAGTAATTTCATACAAAGTGCTAGTATGACCACGAATATGCAAACAATTCAGGCGACTGCAGTGCCAACCTCGAATATCAACGTCATGCTAACGCTTCAGCCTCCATCTGATATAGTTCCCATGGAAACTGCCAATTATAGCGTATGCGCGATTTTAACGGGAGGTCTTGGAAACCAAATGTTCCAGTTTGCAACTACGTATCGCCTTGCGGCCAGAAAAGGAATGTCTGTAGCCATTGACAAAACTGATGACTTGACGAAAGTTTTTAAACTAGATATTGAGGAAAAGGAAAACTACCGAAACGTTTGCAAAACATTCGTTGGCAGAGCAGAAAAACTTAATTGTGGATACGATGAAGAAATGGCCACTTTTTCAGCAAATAATAATTATAGAGTATCAACGTATCTACAGTCATGGATATACTTCTACAATGCCTCAAATTCTCTTCGCAAACAATTTGTGTTCCGAGATCACATTTTAGAATCTAAAAACAAGTTGATTGattcagttttgaaaaaatataatttcacatcTCGTTCCAACGTGACTTTGATAGGTGTCCACATAAGAAGGGGAGATTTGGTCAATCATACGTTTGGATATAGAGTCGTAAGTGAAAGTTACCTTCATAAATCTGTTCACTATTTTCAGTCAAAACGACTTATAAAcgttatatttataatttgcTCCAATGATATGAAATGGACAAAAGAATTCATGCCGAAAGGAATCCGTTCGGAATATATGGAGGGGAATTCCCCTGAAGTTGACATGGCTATTCTAGGTTCCTGTGACCACATGATTAGCAGTGTGGGCACGTTCAGTTGGTGGTCAGCGTGGCTGACCGGTGGAGAAGTCACTTTCTATCAATGGCCAGCTAAAGAAGGGTCATCCCTACGAAAACAATTCAGCAAAGACTACGTAGACTATTTTCACCCCGGTTGGATTGGGTTATCTTAG
- the LOC117315539 gene encoding uncharacterized protein LOC117315539 yields the protein MARTLGVQQKLQSFVNRCLRNFLNIRWPEVISNEDLRKRTKQTPVGEDIKKRKWGWIGHTMRKAPANVNRQELDWNPQGRRKVDRPRQTWRKSTDAEMKAAGMKWAELKRVSQNCVR from the coding sequence ATGGCTCGGACACTTGGCGTACAACAAAAACTACAATCATTCGTAAACAGATGCCTGCGCAATTTCCTAAACATAAGGTGGCCAGAGGTCATCTCTAATGAGGACCTTCggaaaagaacaaaacaaacaccGGTCGGAGAAGACATCAAGAAGAGAAAATGGGGGTGGATTGGTCATACAATGCGTAAAGCTCCAGCAAACGTCAATCGGCAGGAATTGGACTGGAACCCCCAAGGAAGAAGGAAAGTTGACAGACCAAGACAGACCTGGAGAAAGAGCACAGATGCTGAAATGAAGGCAGCCGGTATGAAATGGGCCGAGCTGAAGAGGGTCTCTCAAAACTGTGTCCGTTGA